Proteins encoded by one window of Plasmodium falciparum 3D7 genome assembly, chromosome: 4:
- a CDS encoding cdc2-related protein kinase 1: MGKGHDVKKERGKKDEDEHNEYHPYRRDNKSFYSKNYKMKNKHSYNSSDEYKKYVSHDTYNSYDTYNSYKSHEEHKNNKHISIKPVNKNKYVHSPSPKKTKKIYDELSDYNKHKKYSSSKMDKKKDSYYKEQSNKYKEKRKYDESSQDTYDKKRKRKRKKKKYDYEREEEKYNRYDERRDSSYYTSNYSEDSSKREGGKKEKEDLYISRKEFSGKKKSHKGEHNNNNHHTDQHIKNNYHTDQHNNNNHHTDQHNNNNHHTDQHNNNNHHTDQHNNTISDQINIFPEKNKRDNRINEEKYTIKEHLIYEDEQNISYESNKDSSSEENTILNEYSSDEEKNKIDCILNGCRNVKNYKKLNKISEGTYGAVYRAQNKRTKKIVALKKLKNFSSMHNEGFAMTSLREINILLQLQHDNILSIKEVVFGKHLNDIYLVMEYIEHELKMILDNKSPSFTISELKCLLKQLLSGINYLHRNWVMHRDLKPTNLLYSNKGILKICDFGMARKFGHVTNHNFTKNVVTLWYRAPELLLGEQCYTNKIDIWSAGCIFAEMILKKPLFVGENEIDQLFKILCLLGLPDKESYPEFYEYSFISKNKELFKKKKIKMNVNNIRSHFPNIANQFSGLYLSDNGLDLLQKMLHYNPQCRISAQEALNHPYFNEFPKPLDIKDMPIVPDSNKFIRSNKMANHFKLNSQNNIQFHS, translated from the coding sequence atgGGAAAAGGGCATGAtgtaaagaaagaaagaggGAAGAAGGATGAAGATGAACACAATGAGTATCATCCTTATCGTCGGGATAATAAATCtttttattcaaaaaattataaaatgaaaaataagcATTCGTATAATTCCTCAGatgaatataagaaatatgttTCACATGATACGTACAATTCAtatgatacatataattcatataaatcaCATGAAGAgcataaaaataacaaacaTATTTCCATCAAGCCAgtaaacaaaaacaaatatgTACATTCCCCGTCTcccaaaaaaacaaaaaaaatatatgatgaattaagtgattataataaacataaaaaatactCTAGCTCCAAaatggataaaaaaaaagattctTACTATAAGGAacaatcaaataaatataaagagaaaagaaaatatgatGAAAGCTCACAAGATACATAcgataaaaaaagaaaaagaaaaagaaaaaagaaaaaatatgattatgAAAGAgaggaagaaaaatataatagataTGATGAACGAAGGGATAGTAGCTATTATACTTCAAATTATTCTGAGGATTCTTCAAAAAGGGAGGGggggaaaaaagaaaaggaagaTTTGTATATATCAAGAAAGGAATTTagtgggaaaaaaaaatcccATAAAGgtgaacataataataataatcatcataCGGATCAACACATTAAAAACAATTATCATACGGATCAacacaataataacaatcaTCATACGGATCAgcacaataataacaatcaTCATACGGATCAacacaataataacaatcaTCATACGGATCAGCACAATAATACCATAAGtgatcaaataaatatttttcctgagaaaaataaaagagaTAATCGtattaatgaagaaaaatataccataaaggaacatttaatatatgaagatgaacaaaatatttcatatgaGAGTAATAAAGATTCTAGTAGTGAAGAGAACACAattttaaatgaatattcgtctgatgaagaaaaaaataaaatcgaCTGTATCTTAAATGGTTGTAGGAATGttaagaattataaaaagttaaataaaataagtgaAGGTACGTATGGAGCAGTATATAGAGcacaaaataaaagaacGAAAAAGATCGTTGCCTTGAAGAAACTAAAAAATTTTTCTAGTATGCATAATGAAGGATTTGCTATGACTTCGTTaagagaaataaatatattattacaattacaacatgataatattttatccATTAAAGAAGTTGTTTTTGGGAAAcatttaaatgatatatatttagttaTGGAATATATAGAACATGAACTTAAAATGATACTTGATAATAAATCCCCAAGTTTTACTATATCTGAATTGAAATGCTTATTAAAACAATTACTTAGTGgaattaattatttacataGAAATTGGGTTATGCATAGAGATTTAAAACCAACTAATTTATTATACAGTAATAAaggaatattaaaaatttgtgATTTTGGTATGGCTAGAAAATTTGGACATGTAACTAATcataattttacaaaaaatgtAGTCACATTATGGTATCGAGCACCTGAATTGTTATTAGGTGAACAATGTTATACAAACAAAATTGATATTTGGAGTGCTGGATGTATTTTTGCGGaaatgatattaaaaaaaccATTATTTGTTGGAGAAAATGAAATTGATCAActctttaaaattttatgtcTATTAGGATTACCAGATAAAGAATCCTATCCTgaattttatgaatattcttttatatccaaaaataaagaactatttaaaaaaaaaaaaattaaaatgaatgttaataatatacgTTCACACTTCCCAAATATAGCCAACCAATTTTCAGGTCTATACCTATCTGATAACGGTCTCgatttattacaaaaaatgcTACATTATAATCCTCAATGCAGAATTTCAGCACAGGAAGCATTAAACCATCCTTACTTTAACGAATTCCCAAAACCTTTGGACATTAAAGATATGCCAATTGTACCTGattcaaataaatttatCCGATCCAATAAAATGGCTAACCACTTTAAATTAAACAGCCAAAATAATATCCAATTCCattcatga